Proteins co-encoded in one Actinomadura luteofluorescens genomic window:
- a CDS encoding sigma-70 family RNA polymerase sigma factor, giving the protein MVAGVGTRPDADLLAAAAEGDEEASDELFRRHHTAVLRYARGLVRDQHLAEDLTSEAFTRTFAAMRQGGGPRDACRPYLYTVVRNTATDWARGARRTVVTDEVAEWASDSEDEPPDVDELDALVRAFRSLPERWQTVLWYTVIEDEPVGQVAELLGMEKGAVSQLAFRAREGLRQAFLVAGSGGRPECAEFTAQLAASVRRPGRRRSRALRQHLESCEECRRAAREMADLNGRLRRALPIGAVLLGAPSASLGSLGPLAPAASLPGWALPAAVAGGVATGIAIILFTTVGGGPGEDPRAAPPPATPTPASSAPADVAQPDYTVGTRTPGSASRGPGRGGAASGAGPFRVRNTTLQSCLAPNGTSVVQRSCADKATGWKRKNTGGGFTLASSSTGRCLSRGAPAAGVPWEGGSEYSVVMAPCGGSNQIWRLVRFAPSVYRLANGDGYYLQASWSGLKPVTLKPSSYAGMAAQGWAVEASG; this is encoded by the coding sequence GTGGTAGCGGGCGTGGGGACGCGGCCGGACGCCGACCTTCTGGCGGCCGCCGCGGAGGGCGACGAGGAGGCCTCGGACGAGCTGTTCCGGCGGCACCACACGGCGGTCCTGCGGTACGCACGCGGGCTGGTCCGCGACCAGCACCTCGCCGAGGACCTGACGAGCGAGGCGTTCACCCGCACGTTCGCGGCGATGCGCCAGGGCGGCGGACCCCGCGACGCCTGCCGGCCCTACCTGTACACGGTCGTGCGCAACACGGCCACCGACTGGGCGCGCGGCGCCCGCCGCACCGTCGTGACCGACGAGGTCGCCGAGTGGGCGTCGGACTCCGAGGACGAGCCACCGGACGTCGACGAACTGGACGCGCTCGTCCGCGCCTTCCGGTCGCTGCCCGAACGGTGGCAGACCGTCCTCTGGTACACGGTCATCGAGGACGAGCCCGTCGGGCAGGTCGCGGAGCTGCTCGGCATGGAGAAGGGCGCGGTCTCCCAGCTCGCGTTCCGCGCGCGGGAGGGGCTGCGGCAGGCGTTCCTCGTCGCCGGCTCGGGGGGACGTCCGGAATGCGCGGAGTTCACCGCCCAGCTCGCCGCGAGCGTCCGCCGTCCCGGCCGCCGGCGCAGCCGTGCCCTGCGACAGCACCTTGAGTCCTGCGAGGAGTGCCGACGGGCCGCCAGGGAGATGGCCGATCTCAACGGGCGGCTGCGGCGCGCCCTGCCGATCGGCGCCGTCCTGCTGGGGGCGCCGTCGGCATCGCTCGGCTCGCTCGGGCCCCTCGCCCCGGCGGCGTCCCTGCCCGGCTGGGCCCTCCCTGCCGCGGTGGCCGGCGGCGTCGCCACCGGCATCGCGATCATCCTGTTCACCACGGTCGGCGGCGGCCCGGGCGAGGACCCGCGCGCCGCACCGCCTCCCGCGACCCCCACCCCGGCGAGCTCGGCTCCGGCGGACGTCGCCCAGCCCGACTACACCGTCGGCACGCGCACCCCCGGAAGCGCCAGCAGGGGCCCAGGACGCGGCGGTGCCGCGTCCGGCGCAGGCCCGTTCCGCGTGCGGAACACGACGCTGCAATCGTGCCTGGCGCCCAACGGCACGTCGGTCGTTCAGCGCTCCTGCGCCGACAAGGCGACTGGTTGGAAGCGCAAGAACACCGGCGGCGGATTCACCCTGGCGAGCAGCTCCACCGGACGCTGCCTGAGCCGGGGTGCGCCCGCCGCGGGCGTCCCATGGGAGGGCGGCAGCGAATACTCGGTGGTCATGGCGCCCTGCGGCGGCTCGAACCAGATCTGGAGGCTGGTGCGGTTCGCCCCGTCGGTGTACCGGCTCGCCAACGGCGACGGCTACTACCTTCAGGCGAGCTGGTCGGGCCTGAAGCCGGTGACGCTGAAACCGTCCTCCTACGCGGGCATGGCCGCCCAGGGCTGGGCCGTCGAAGCCTCCGGATGA